A segment of the Catenuloplanes nepalensis genome:
CCCTCCGGCCGGGCGTGCAACGTGAGCGTGCCGGCGTGCGCGGCCACGACCGCCGCGACGATCGACAGACCGAGCCCAGGACCACCCGCAACGGTGCGGTCGGCGGCGAGCCGCTGGAACGGTCGGCCGAGGCGGGCGACCCGATCCGGCTCCAGCCGCGGCCCGCCGCTCTCGACGGTCAGCGCCCCCGGGCCGGCGGTCACCTCTATCCAGCCGCCCGGCTCGTTGTGCACCACCGCGTTGTCGATCAGATTGTCGGTCATCCGGGCGAGCAGGACCGCGTTCCCGCTGGTCCAGGCGTCGACCGGCAGCTCGGTGCGGACCGTCAGCCGCCCGGCGTCGATCCCGGCCGCGCGCGCGGACAGCGCCTCACCGGCCAGCGCGGTCAGCGACACCGGTTCGCGGCCGGCGGCCGTGCCGTGCCGGGCACGGCCGAGCGCGCCGTGCTGGGCGTGGGCCAGCGTGAGGAACCCGGCCAGCAGCGCATCGACCCGGTCCAGCTCGGCGCGCAACCGCCCGGCCAGTGCGAGCGTCTGCGGCGGCACCGGGCCGGGCTTCGCGGCCGCGACGTCCAGCGTGGCTCGCATCGTGGCCAGCGGCGTGCGCAGCTCGTGCGAGGCGTTCGCGACGAACCTCCGCTGCGCCTCGAACGCCTGCTCCAGCCGTTCGAGCAGGTCGTCGATGGTGTCGGCGAGCGCCTTCACCTCGTCGTCGGGCCCGGGCACGGCCAGCCGTTCGTGCAGGTTGTCGGCGCTGATCCGGCGGGTCGCGGCCGTGATCGCCCGCAGCGGCCGCAGCACCCGCCCGGCGACGGCCCGGCCGAGCACGAACGAGACCACGCCCATCACGGACAGCGCGACCGCCGAGCCCTGCAGCTGCTGGCGAGCCTGATCCTCGTGCACGGACGCCAGCTGCGACTCCAGCTCCGCGATCCGCGCGGCGGCCGCGTCCGGCCGCTGCTGCGCGGGCACGGCCTGCCGGGTGCTGGAAATCGTGAGCACGGCGCTGAGGACGA
Coding sequences within it:
- a CDS encoding sensor histidine kinase is translated as MQTVRLRFTIMYVALFLFSGVSLLVLSAVLTISSTRQAVPAQQRPDAAAARIAELESQLASVHEDQARQQLQGSAVALSVMGVVSFVLGRAVAGRVLRPLRAITAATRRISADNLHERLAVPGPDDEVKALADTIDDLLERLEQAFEAQRRFVANASHELRTPLATMRATLDVAAAKPGPVPPQTLALAGRLRAELDRVDALLAGFLTLAHAQHGALGRARHGTAAGREPVSLTALAGEALSARAAGIDAGRLTVRTELPVDAWTSGNAVLLARMTDNLIDNAVVHNEPGGWIEVTAGPGALTVESGGPRLEPDRVARLGRPFQRLAADRTVAGGPGLGLSIVAAVVAAHAGTLTLHARPEGGLRVEVRLPPPAGQQDASLLPAAAGEEGGA